From Pagrus major chromosome 2, Pma_NU_1.0, one genomic window encodes:
- the LOC141011933 gene encoding uncharacterized protein: MPWLTGSYPKGRGGRGPGQRGGREWACQWMEVVKEDREGEPVERRRLQSSSNQTPAVHQPQETSWSQTLRTLRTLGPRKGWYSLAVAGVVWSVCQVEAPLHPSLSPVDVCRRLLWVCLLWMAVGVCVHALKCCLRPGQNQGEPPLRTQEENRNNLYSWTPPSRSPGHVVPLALVLADSLLLCVLQEPLSDPSVPHIKTLLSRLESVSHSLKKADIRSEATPEEVDQHSILMDKVKLICNYLQQRMRSLYRLVQVQGDFEASVKDMLEGLDGLWAQLEELHTRVTLTKEGSRGHRDLASAQTDAEALLTVLGHYKNRLQCCQTHLKDSTQLLQELTWSRTHISNSVSSGGESVWPELLLQSNIEQFDKVQESFLSVEQQTATFQAHLQGLGKGDQEGHAGPLAHANGANSRSDSPQSSLHSRRTSDASLENSTSASISVSSTDADVETETETPLSLCERSALHFSSTIGRLRKSGRRK; this comes from the exons ATGCCTTGGTTGACAGGTTCCTACCCCAAAGGCCGAGGGGGCAGGGGACCCGGACAGAGAGGGGGCAGGGAGTGGGCCTGTCAATGGATGGAGGTGGTAAAggaggacagggagggagaACCTGTCGAGAGGCGACGACTACAGAG CAGTTCAAACCAAACACCAGCTGTTCATCAGCCACAGGAAACATCTTGGTCACAGACTCTGAGGACTCTGAGGACACTTGGACCCAGGAAAGGCTGGTACAGTTTAGCTGTAGCAGGTGTAGTGTGGTCGGTCTGCCAGGTGGAGGCGCCGCTGCACCCCTCTCTGTCACCAGTGGACGTGTGCCGGAGGCTCCTGTGGGTGTGTTTGCTGTGGATGGCTGTGGGAGTTTGTGTCCATGCCCTGAAGTGCTGCCTGCGGCCAGGACAGAACCAG GGGGAGCCTCCACTGAGGACGCAGGAGGAAAACAGGAATAACCTGTATTCATG GACGCCCCCATCGAGGAGCCCGGGCCACGTCGTCCCTCTGGCCCTCGTCCTGGCCGacagcctgctgctgtgtgtgcttCAGGAGCCCCTGTCGGACCCCAGTGTGCCCCACATAAAGACTCTCCTCTCCAGGCTGGAG tcaGTGTCTCACTCGCTCAAGAAGGCCGATATCAGGTCAGAAGCGACACCAGAGGAGGTGGACCAGCACTCGATACTGATGGACAAAGTGAAGCTCATCTGCAACTACCTGCAGCAAAG GATGAGGTCACTGTATAGACTCGTCCAGGTGCAGGGGGATTTTGAAGCCAGTGTGAAGGACATGCTGGAGGGCCTCGATGGCCTCTGGgctcagctggaggagctgcacaCGAGGGTCACGCTCACCAAAGAGGGGAGTCGAGGCCACAGGGACCTGGCCTCGGCCCAGACAGACGCAGAG GCTTTGCTCACAGTCTTGGGTCACTACAAGAACAGACTTCAGTGCTGCCAGACTCATCTGAAGGACAGCACACAACTTCTGCAG GAGTTAACCTGGAGTCGCACTCACATAAGCAACAGTGTGAGCAGTGGCGGTGAGTCAGTCTGGCCAGAGCTGTTGCTTCAGTCCAACATTGAGCAG TTTGACAAGGTGCAGGAGAGTTTCCTCTCCGTGGAACAACAGACCGCTACGTTCCAGGCCCACCTGCAGGGACTTGGAAAGGGGGATCAGGAAGGACATGCAGGGCCCCTCGCTCACGCTAACGGGGCCAATTCACGCTCAGACTCTCCACAGTCTTCCCTCCACAGCAGACGTACAAGTGATGCGTCACTGGAAAACTCAACCTCCGCGTCCATATCTGTCTCCTCAACAGATGCAGAcgtggaaacagaaacagagacgcCTCTCTCACTGTGTGAGAGGTCGGCTCTGCACTTCTCCTCCACTATCGGTCGTCTGCGTAAATCAGGAAGGAGGAAGTGA
- the prdm10 gene encoding PR domain zinc finger protein 10, protein METKQEPSAVWSQTANNDSGNGTQVHFEGGTVAQIVYSGDQADRGQQQVVYTADGNSYTSVESAEHTLVYIHPADGSQTVFADQPQVAYIQQDGTTQQVTVLLPSGQNMNAANLHVLSNVAEAPQAILEPVSQEQLSVSNSLPSMADMADAPTSPLGATDSTDDSDEDEDEDSEMDDWEPREPQSFNPHSLWCEECNSANPTVCLKHGALHPIPNRPVMSKARASLPLVLYIDRFLGGVFSKRRIPKRTQFGPVEGPLVPQSELQEHYIHLKLCMLDTEKAGEKSDDMWLDLSDEDSCNWMMFVRPAQNHLEQNLVAYQYGSEIFYTTIKNIQPKQELKVWYAASYAEFVNQKIHDVTEEERKVLREQEKNWPCYECNRRFVSSEQLQQHLNMHDDKLNSVTRSRGRGRGRGRRRFGTGRRPGRPPKFIRLDPPGDSGGDKTTEMLELTEKPLEEQAEGAQNGLKVVEMEPEVEPVIEAEGQLIPPAGEPVPESITPPSNSDLPVPLKEDPAQSSQSDAHLTSQDMRRAKRIRNAALQHLFIRKSFRPFKCTHCGKAFRDKDKLDQHLRVHGRDAYAFSCHICSKSFMSDSALEDHLLVHTENRSYSCLLCPETFERLDLLKDHVGVHAVDGCFTCPSCKKTFTDFIQVKKHIRCFHSEKIFQCPDCEKAFCRPDKLRLHMLRHSDRKDFLCSTCGKQFKRKDKLREHMQRMHNPDREAKKADRIHRSKTLKLKVPTTDFESFMFKCRVCMMGFRRRGMLVNHLSKRHPEMRIDDVPELTLPIIKPNRDYFCQYCDKVYKSASKRKAHILKNHPGAELPPSIRKLRPAAPGEPDPMLSTHTQLTGTIATAPVCCPHCAKQYSSKTKMVQHIRKKHPEFAQLANTIQTPLTTAVISSAPAVISADGTTAEAVVTTDLLTQAMTELSQTLTTDYRTAQGDYQRIQYIPVSQAGGNLSQPGHIQLQVVQVAPASSPHSQHPTVDVSQLHDPHGYSQHSIQVQHIQVSEPPGTGQGATQVAGQPLSPSSQQPSQELSPTQLTPVTLAQSHTLQTSSTQQQQQQQQQQQQQQQQQQQQQQQQQQGTVQHAYIPGNWNYRGYSSEIQMMALPHTQYVIAEASTPVSGVNSNQVKTTHYVISEGQTELETKQTVPQNTSQAHTEHLEQQPTNQQATTQYIITTTTNGSGTSEVHITKP, encoded by the exons ATGGAGACCAAGCAGGAACCCTCAGCTGTGTGGAGTCAGACTGCCAACAATGATTCAGGCAACGGCACACAG GTGCATTTCGAAGGTGGCACAGTGGCCCAGATAGTATACAGTGGAGATCAGGCAGACCGGGGACAGCAGCAGGTGGTTTATACAGCAGACGGGAACTCCTATACCTCTGTGGAGTCTGCAGAGCATACACTGGTCTACATACACCCTGCAGATGGCTCTCAG ACTGTATTCGCTGATCAGCCACAAGTGGCTTACATTCAGCAGGATGGTACGACCCAACAG GTCACAGTTTTGCTGCCCAGTGGACAGAACATGAATGCTGCCAATCTGCATGTTCTCAGTAATGTCGCAGAGGCTCCTCAAGCCATCCTGGAGCCGGTTTCCCAG GAGCAGCTGTCTGTGTCCAACTCGCTCCCCTCCATGGCAGACATGGCGGACGCCCCCACCAGTCCCCTCGGGGCCACAGACTCCACAGATGAttctgatgaagatgaggatgaagactCTGAGATGGATGACTGGGAACCTCGTGAGCCTCAGTCATTCAACCCTCACAGCCTCT GGTGTGAGGAGTGTAACAGCGCCAACCCCACTGTGTGTCTGAAGCACGGCGCTCTGCACCCCATCCCCAACCGGCCGGTGATGTCCAAGGCCCGGGCCAGTCTGCCTCTGGTCCTCTACATCGATCGCTTCCTGGGCGGGGTGTTCTCCAAGAGACGCATCCCGAAGCGCACGCAGTTTGGTCCTGTGGAGGGACCCCTGGTTCCTCAGAGTGAACTGCAGGAACACTACATTCATCTCAAA CTGTGCATGTTGGATACAGAGAAAGCCGGAGAGAAGTCTGACGACATGTGGTTGGACCTTTCTGATGAAGACAGCTGTAACTGGATGATGTTTGTGAGACCTGCTCAGAACCACCTGGAGCAGAACCTGGTGGCCTACCAGTACGGCTCTGAGATATTTTACACGACCATCAAGAACATCCAACCCAAACAAGAGCTCAAG GTGTGGTATGCAGCATCATATGCAGAGTTTGTCAACCAGAAGATCCACGATGttacagaagaagagagaaaag TTCTCCGGGAGCAAGAGAAGAACTGGCCTTGTTATGAGTGTAACCGGCGCTTCGTGAGCTCTGAACAACTGCAGCAACATCTCAACATGCATGACGACAAGTTAAACTCTGTTACAAG ATCCAGAGGCCGGGGGCGAGGAAGAGGCAGGCGGAGATTTGGGACAGGAAGAAGACCGGGACGCCCTCCTAAATTTATACGTTTGGATCCACCAGGAGACAGTGGTGGGGACAAGACAACA GAGATGTTGGAACTGACTGAGAAGCCGCTGGAGGAGCAGGCGGAGGGAGCGCAGAATGGGCTGAAGGTGGTGGAGATGGAGCCGGAGGTGGAGCCTGTGATTGAGGCAGAGGGCCAGCTTATACCTCCTGCAGGGGAACCGGTCCCAGAGTCGATCACCCCACCTTCCAACAGCGACCTGCCAGTTCCACTGAAGGAGGATCCGGCACagagcagccaatcagacgcACACCTCACATCTCAGGACATGCGCCGTGCCAAGAGGATACGG AACGCAGCGCTGCAGCACCTTTTCATCAGGAAGAGTTTCCGTCCTTTTAAATGCACCCACTGTGGCAAGGCCTTCCGGGACAAAGACAAGCTGGATCAGCACCTGCGGGTCCACGGCCGGGATGCGTACGCCTTCTCCTGCCACATCTGCAGTAAAAGCTTCATGAGCGACTCGGCCCTGGAGGACCATCTGTTGGTGCACACAGAGAACCGCTCCTACTCTTGTCTCTTGTGCCCAGAAACCTTTGAAAGGCTGGACCTGCTCAAAGACCACGTAGGGGTGCATGCTGTGGACGGCTGTTTTACCTGTCCTTCCTGCAAGAAGACATTTACTGACTTCATCCAG GTGAAGAAGCATATCCGATGCTTTCATTCAGAGAAGATCTTCCAGTGCCCAGATTGTGAAAAGGCCTTCTGCCGGCCCGACAAACTACGCTTGCACATGTTACGCCACTCTGACCGCAAGGACTTCCTGTGCTCAACGTGTGGCAAACAATTCAAG AGGAAAGATAAGCTGCGGGAGCACATGCAGCGCATGCACAATCCTGACAGAGAGGCTAAGAAAGCTGATCGGATCCACCGCTCCAAAACCCTCAAACTGAAGGTTCCCACCACTGACTTTGAGAGCTTCATGTTCAAATGCAGAGTGTGCATGATGGGGTTCAGACGCAGGGGAATGCTG GTCAATCATTTGTCCAAGCGTCATCCAGAGATGCGTATTGATGATGTGCCTGAGCTAACGCTGCCAATTATCAAGCCAAACAGGGACTACTTCTGCCAGTATTGTGACAAG GTGTATAAGAGTGCCAGTAAGAGGAAAGCCCACATACTGAAGAACCACCCCGGGGCAGAATTGCCTCCCAGTATCCGTAAATTGCGCCCCGCTGCTCCTGGTGAGCCTGACCCCATgttgagcacacacactcagctgacTGGCACCATCGCCACTGCACCGGTCTGCTGCCCACACTGTGCCAAACAGTACAGCAGCAAG ACTAAGATGGTTCAGCACATCAGGAAGAAGCATCCAGAGTTCGCCCAACTTGCCAACACCATCCAGACTCCTCTGACCACAGCTGTAATCAGTAGTGCTCCGGCAGTCATCAGTGCAGACGGTACCACAGCTGAAGCTGTAGTG ACCACAGATCTGCTGACTCAGGCCATGACGGAGCTTTCTCAAACACTGACCACAGACTACCGCACAGCACAGGGAGACTACCAGAGGATCCAGTACATCCCCGTGTCTCAGGCAGGAGGCAACCTGTCCCAGCCCGGACACATCCAGCTGCAGGTGGTGCAGGTGGCTCCG GCCTCCTCCCCACATTCCCAGCACCCCACAGTCGATGTGAGCCAGCTGCATGACCCTCATGGCTACAGCCAGCACTCCATCCAGGTCCAACACATCCAGGTCTCTGAGCCCCCGGGTACCGGACAAGGTGCCACCCAG GTCGCAGGTCAGCCTCTAAGCCCCAGCTCCCAGCAGCCCAGTCAGGAGCTCAGCCCCACCCAGCTGACCCCTGTGACGTTAGCTCAGAGCCACACTCTGCAGACCAGCAgcacccagcagcagcagcagcagcagcaacagcagcagcaacaacagcagcagcagcagcagcagcagcagcagcagcagcaggggactGTGCAGCACGCTTACATACCCGGAAACTGGAACTACAGAGGCTACT CGTCTGAGATCCAGATGATGGCTCTACCTCACACCCAGTATGTGATAGCTGAGGCCAGCACACCTGTGTCTGGAGTCAACAGCAACCAGGTGAAAACG ACACACTACGTTATCTCCGAGGGTCAGACTGAGCTGGAGACCAAACAGACGGTTCCTCAGAACACAAGCCAGGCCCACACCGAACATCTGGAGCAGCAGCCGACCAATCAGCAAGCCACCACACAGTACATCATCACCACAACCACCAATGGCAGCGGCACGAGTGAAGTTCACATCACGAAACCCTGA